The following nucleotide sequence is from Hevea brasiliensis isolate MT/VB/25A 57/8 chromosome 7, ASM3005281v1, whole genome shotgun sequence.
GTGATGGGTGCTAATTGGACTCCGCAAGATTATGAGCAAGACCCAGATGGATGTCCTCGAGAACATGCAAGAGAGAGAAGAGTATCAATAACCCAGTTCAAGTCCTTCACCCACAATAATGGTAGTGGCAGTGGAgttggtggtagtggtggtgagAGTGGTCGGACAGGTGGTGCTACAGTGGAATGTTGTGTGTGTCTGTGTGGGTATGAAGCTGAAGAGGAGGTGAGTGAACTGTCTTGCAAGCATTTCTTCCACAAAGGATGCTTGGACAAGTGGTTTGACAATAAACATAGTACCTGCCCTCTCTGTCGATCAATTCTCTAGATTGATGGAAATTTTTGTCCTAAATGGATGTTCATGGTTTCGGTGGAAGAtaatttttcttcactttcttgttGCCTTTTATTTGGGGGGGTTGATTTTTGAGCAAAATTAGTGAAAAATTATTACATGACAATGTCTAATGTCTTGCTTTGTTTTTGTGTCTTATTTTTATACCTCTAGTTTCAGTTTGTGCAAGTGACAAGAACATTTCAAATTAAAGCATCAAGAGATTGGACCTATTTTAACATCTTAATTTCTCTAGTTTGTGCCATACAAATTAATCTTTCATCAGTTTAATTGTCAGATAATTACAGACAACACAAAATGGGGAAGAAATAAAACACTGAAATAGAAAGAGTGTcttttttaagaatttttttaaataaagaaaaagaaaattctcAAATTGGGAGCTTTCTTGTAGAAACATGGACTCGAAGTATGAAGCACAGCCAAAACGTAGGGGACAAATGCGAGGTTCAAAGCAGCTTCTCTTTGTACCATTTTGGGTTTGGAGATTGTTTTGTTTGGTAAAATGGTAAATCAATGAGATGGCCACCATCCTCTACTTGGGTCCTTCCTATTCTAAAGCCTGCTGAAATGGTTAATCCATAGCTGCTCGTCAAGCATTTGTATatctgaaaaaataaaaatttaaatttggatGCTGGGTTTGTTTTTTTCACAATTTTAAGTTGAAATTCATTAATTAGATGCTAGCTAATATTAATGTTTCCAATTTGGCTAAAATTTTTGTTTCACATTAGTCAGAGGAGCTTGTTTTAAAATATTCATAAAGACCTGTATCTAAAGTGATGATAACCAAGAGTGCATGTTAAATTCCAATTCCTTACGTACTTGCGTCCGTTATTGCTTGTGTTTAACAATCGTAAGTGCAGCTGCCATTGAATTAATGATGAGAACAATTCTAAATTTAAGTAAAGATTTCAAACTTGAAATGTAAGGAAATGCAAAGGCTATACTTGCATTGAGAAACTAATAATATATATGGCGTCAATAGCTGGCCTTATTTGCACACAAAGTTATTTATGGCTGGGTAGAAATTACCCAGACTGATGCTTTAGTGCATACTGCATGGATAGATGCTGCTTGTGACACACATCCGCTTGTTATATCAGAACTTCTTATGCTCTAACTTAATGAACTCCTCAGTTACAGCATCAACACTTTCACTACAGATTTCTGTATCACCCACCCTAACACAAACAGTTGCTTTCTGATGATATTCTGCAACCCCAACCTGATTCCTTATTGGAGGATCAAGAAAATACTCAAATCCATTGTTGAATGATGAGCCCTGGAAGCTGTCATATGAATCCTCCCTATTGTAAGGGCGTTTGGCATGATGATGATTCTGGTAGAAGGACATTTTCTGTCACTTTTGGTTGCTTATGGACAGGCTCTGAAACTACTCTATCTATTGATTGTATCTTGTGTCAAGAACTGGGGTTTTATAGTCCAGTTTTATTTCCAGAAGATAACATTGAATCTGATACCTTCACATGGATGATGTAATTTCTAGCCAAGTTTCTAAACAAGAGAATCTGGAAAGTGAAGAAATGAGCTTTGTATTTATACCAAATTGAGATATTATTGGGGAATTTCTAAAAGCAAGCATTTTGTATCTTTATGCCTTTTCTCTGGAGTATCCTGTGTTGGTGTGGGATAATCTCCATGTGCCCATAAATATGTAGTAGAGGAAACAATGAGCGGATGGAAACTATCCAGTTCTAATTTGTCATTTAGCAAACCTTTCAAGTGAAATTCTGGTGAAGTTCTAACCAAATTTGTGACTTGAATCAGTAGGCTTGTTTGGTTCTAGAGGCAACTTGGATCCAAGCTTACCTATGCCAAACGTTATCAAATTTTTACGGCCAAGATTCTAGTTCTTGAAATTTCTAGAGCAAATTGTAAGTGGTGAATAAAAAAACCAATCTGTGGGTTGCACTACTAGTGTATTGAAACAGAGTTTAATTAAAAGCTTTTGTTCATCACCAATTTCTTATTTGAACTACCGAGTTGACTCCAATAACACCGAGTCAAAACTCAGGAGTTTTTGTTCATCCAGATTGATTTGCTTAGACTAGCAAAACTTGTAGCAGGGCAGCTTTTTAAATGAAAGGATGGACTGTGCAGTAACAATATAGGGCACAGGCAATAATGTTACTGTCATGACAAGCTCTCAGGTTGGTTGTCAGGAAATTTCAGAATAACCTGAGAATCTTTTTTTGATAAGCAATAACTGAGAATCTTATAGATATACTTCGTGTAAGCAATAGTCAAGTTTCAATTCACCAAATTCTGGATTGAGAAGTGCTATAAAGCTTGAAGCACCAAGTTTTTTCATCCAAGAAGCTTTCTTTACTGCAGATAGTGGCCTTTTTTTTTAATAGTTTTTATTTAGTTGCAATATAGAAATCAACAGATACATATATCATAGTTTTATGAGTGAATTCATCAGGGAGTTTACAGGTCTAGCCAAAGAAATAACACCAAGCacagttttattttttataaatgccAGCTCCTCTGTTAAACCTCCTTCCCCTCTTAGACATTTACCTCAGAAATTTTTGCAGCCATTGAGCTTCCAATTGAAGTTATCATCAAATGTTTGGCAGTGGCCACCATCAGTACCCCAACTGCTATGCTCATACCTCATTTCCTCCACTTTCACTGCCTGTGCTGATCCTGAATTCGGCATCCACAGTTGCATTGTTGAACATGCCATCCTATGAAAATAGGGTATCATCCATGCCAAAAACAGGCTTCACTTTGCCACCTGAGGCATGGTTGAAGCAACCATTGGAGGAGCCATGCCAACCATTTTGGTGCATGTTCTGACCATAAAAGCTATCCTACTGGTGCTGGCGCATGGTGTTGCTTCCATTATTGAGCAATGTTTGGTGCTTTGAGGGCTTAGGAGAGCAAGGCCTAGGCAGCATCTGCATGCTAGAGCCATGGCTATAATGCTCACTCTCAGAGTACCATGATTCTTCTTGCATGGAAAAGTTCTGCTGTTGGAACCCCAGACTTCTTCTCATTTTTGTTAAACTTGATTAATAATCACTAGCAACAAAAATATAAGATTTGGGTTTCTTGGCTATGCATTTCCTTGTGGATCAAAGTGATATTTATAAgcttcaagttttttttttttttttttaatatagatAAGATTGCATCTCATTCTCACGACTGcaattttttcattttaaattcacTAGTAGTAATCCCCAAATTGAGTGGACGCTACGCTTTCCAGGAGTGCCATGGTTTCACATTCCTCGAAacaccctttttttttctttttcttttgttttttccaGGAAATATTATCAGTGCAATATAACATGTTGAATATACATAGAGTATCACTTGAAGCTCAAGTGACTTAAAACTTTAAATCATTAAATTTTTTGGATCAAAGCCTTACATTAGCAATTGTCTTGTAGAAAGAAAATTTTTGTCATAATTGCTTAAGGACGAGTTGGAGCTATGAGAGGCAAAGGACGATCTTTAAAGCAAGATTTACAGGCCCTTCAGTATGGagggaaaaaaagaaatgaaCATTGTTGTATAAtgaattttcttaatattttttttctccaTCTTTTCTTGTCCTACACAAAGAAACTGGCTTTATTCCCCATATACATTTCACTGGGCATCTATTTGCCCCAGATGTAGCCTTTTCACAATAAATTTGGTCATGTTTATGAAACGTGGCATGGACCCAGTTGCATTTTTAATCCCAACCACTTGGGGTTTCAATGCCAATCCGGCCTTCCCTTCCCTTGCCCTGCCAGCCAACTAACTCCTCATAAAATAAATACAAAGAGATGCAAATATTCTtcccttattttttattttccaattttttTTCAATCTTTTCCATGGATGCCACCAGGTTGATAGATTCTTAATTGCTTCCAATTAAGCCTATTAACAAGCACCAAAATGTAGGGCCCAGGTGCCACCACCTTAAACTAG
It contains:
- the LOC110639539 gene encoding probable E3 ubiquitin-protein ligase XERICO; this translates as MYPNTLLFILAFRLPKLSFLLFFLCGGKLLAYLVSPVPLLSNLTKESVFFFLGFLGTRRKELISMGLSSFPSAAEGLLPVLVMNTVLSVALLKNMVRSVFQVMGANWTPQDYEQDPDGCPREHARERRVSITQFKSFTHNNGSGSGVGGSGGESGRTGGATVECCVCLCGYEAEEEVSELSCKHFFHKGCLDKWFDNKHSTCPLCRSIL